In Dysgonomonadaceae bacterium zrk40, one genomic interval encodes:
- a CDS encoding radical SAM protein, which translates to MISFGPVPSRRLGQSLGINNIPGDKICTYACIYCQVGATRHYTLERASYYNPEQILEAVEEHLGKLKAMPDYLTFVPNGEPTLDIHLKESIRLLMQSGIPIAVITNVSLLGDAAVRDALSLADWVSVKVDANDEAVWKKINRPHPKLTFEGYKEGLLTFASSYKGILATETLMVDGVNDGAELLQHNASLIATINPSRAYLSIPTRPPAMRSVKKPDEEAINRAYQVYTDAGLHCEMLLGFEGSDTGFTGDAREDILNMSAVHPIREETMGEILRKNRAESSLPDQLVREKEIREVLYQDNKFWIRNFTKR; encoded by the coding sequence ATGATTAGTTTTGGCCCCGTACCCTCCAGAAGACTGGGACAAAGCCTTGGGATCAACAACATCCCGGGGGATAAGATCTGTACCTATGCATGCATCTACTGTCAGGTGGGTGCCACACGTCATTACACCCTCGAAAGGGCATCATATTACAACCCGGAGCAGATCCTCGAAGCGGTGGAAGAGCACTTGGGTAAGTTAAAGGCAATGCCTGATTATCTTACATTTGTACCGAACGGTGAACCCACACTTGATATCCACCTGAAAGAGTCGATTCGCCTGTTAATGCAGAGCGGTATTCCGATTGCTGTGATCACCAATGTATCACTACTGGGTGATGCAGCGGTGCGTGATGCCCTCTCGCTGGCCGACTGGGTTTCAGTGAAGGTGGATGCCAACGATGAGGCTGTATGGAAGAAGATCAACAGACCCCATCCCAAGCTCACCTTTGAGGGTTACAAGGAGGGTCTCCTGACTTTTGCCTCATCTTACAAGGGAATCCTGGCAACTGAAACCCTGATGGTGGATGGGGTCAACGATGGAGCTGAGCTGTTACAGCACAACGCCTCACTGATTGCAACGATCAATCCCTCCAGGGCTTATCTCTCCATTCCCACGCGGCCCCCTGCAATGCGGAGCGTGAAGAAACCGGATGAGGAAGCCATCAACAGGGCTTACCAGGTCTACACTGATGCCGGACTGCACTGCGAGATGCTGCTCGGCTTCGAAGGCAGTGATACCGGTTTCACCGGCGATGCCAGGGAGGATATCCTTAATATGAGTGCTGTACATCCCATCCGGGAGGAAACCATGGGAGAGATTCTGCGCAAGAACCGAGCGGAGAGCAGTCTGCCCGATCAGTTGGTCCGTGAGAAAGAGATCAGAGAGGTGCTCTATCAGGATAATAAATTTTGGATCCGTAACTTTACAAAAAGATGA
- a CDS encoding nicotinamide mononucleotide transporter: MQTIEIIGALIGLLYLYLEYKANRWLWPVGVLMPVVYIWIFFQSRFYADMGINIYYFFASIYGWIRWKRSHTEGDTPAIIHTPRRLILPLTLVTMLLFGFIYLLLTRYTDSPVAGGDSLTTALSIVGMWMLAQKHAEQWWVWFLVNLISCGLYLWKGLYPTTLLFGIYTVISVFGYFKWARMTRES; encoded by the coding sequence ATGCAAACCATCGAAATCATCGGTGCCCTGATCGGCCTGCTCTATCTCTATCTCGAATACAAAGCCAACAGATGGCTCTGGCCGGTGGGGGTACTGATGCCGGTGGTTTATATCTGGATCTTCTTCCAGAGCAGGTTCTATGCAGATATGGGGATCAACATCTATTACTTCTTCGCCAGCATCTATGGCTGGATCCGTTGGAAAAGAAGTCATACGGAAGGAGATACGCCTGCCATCATCCATACCCCGCGTCGTCTGATCCTACCCCTCACGCTGGTCACCATGCTACTCTTCGGATTCATCTACCTGCTCCTCACCCGCTACACAGACAGCCCTGTGGCCGGGGGTGACAGCCTCACCACCGCCCTGAGCATCGTTGGTATGTGGATGCTGGCACAGAAACATGCGGAGCAGTGGTGGGTGTGGTTCCTGGTCAACCTTATTTCCTGCGGACTCTACCTCTGGAAAGGGCTCTATCCCACCACGCTGCTTTTTGGCATCTACACCGTGATCTCTGTGTTCGGATATTTCAAGTGGGCAAGAATGACGAGAGAAAGCTGA
- a CDS encoding MBL fold metallo-hydrolase: protein MKVSILTDNYPGGNTAAEHGLSYFIEHEGTKILFDTGQSDLFLRNASLMGIDPEDRDLIILSHGHFDHGNGLRHLSGGRLVCHPGCFVKRYRTVDHTYIGLKNSHDEIVEKFDLITSKAPYRVSDSILFLGEIPRITNFESQQTSFSFEDGTPDFVADDSAVALQTDKGLFVITGCGHAGVVNTLEHAKKSTGEQRIFGIMGGFHLKKRDRQTIETIQYLKKNKVEHVIPSHCTALPALVAFTESFKTRSVKTGDVYTF, encoded by the coding sequence ATGAAAGTATCGATACTTACCGACAATTACCCGGGAGGAAACACCGCTGCAGAACATGGACTCTCCTATTTTATAGAGCATGAAGGCACAAAGATCCTATTTGATACGGGACAGAGTGATCTTTTTCTGAGAAATGCTTCACTGATGGGGATTGATCCGGAGGATAGAGATCTGATCATTCTGAGTCATGGTCACTTTGATCACGGAAACGGACTGAGACATCTCTCAGGTGGGAGGCTGGTCTGCCATCCGGGCTGTTTTGTGAAGCGATACAGAACAGTCGATCACACCTACATCGGTCTGAAGAACAGCCATGATGAGATCGTTGAAAAATTTGATCTCATAACCAGTAAAGCTCCCTACCGTGTCAGTGATTCCATTCTGTTTCTGGGGGAGATTCCCCGCATCACCAATTTTGAATCGCAACAGACCTCTTTCTCCTTCGAAGACGGAACACCCGATTTTGTTGCAGACGACAGTGCTGTCGCCCTGCAGACAGATAAAGGGCTGTTTGTCATTACAGGCTGCGGGCATGCCGGGGTGGTAAACACCCTGGAACATGCAAAAAAAAGCACCGGTGAGCAAAGAATCTTCGGGATTATGGGTGGTTTTCATCTGAAGAAGCGTGACCGGCAAACCATCGAGACCATTCAGTACCTCAAAAAAAACAAGGTGGAACATGTCATCCCCTCTCATTGTACTGCATTGCCTGCCCTTGTGGCTTTTACGGAAAGTTTCAAGACTCGATCGGTTAAAACAGGAGACGTCTACACCTTTTAA
- a CDS encoding Mrp/NBP35 family ATP-binding protein has protein sequence MNEQCNTAKKPFEKTRLPNIKNILIVASGKGGVGKSTVAAGLALSLAREGYATGLLDADIHGPSVPTLFHLNNQRPLSMEKEGKTWIEPFDRYGIKVISIGFFIDSSQSLLWRGPMVSNTLKQLLNDTDWGELDYLVIDTPPGTGDVHLTLLQSYEISGAVVVTTPQTIALDDVIKAIGMFNNKNVSVPVLGIVENMSWFTPVQHPDEKYFLFGQGGGEKLSQQFHLPLIAQIPMNEQIRQNCDEGSLDNLFQDEQIAHSLSGIVNAVLAYRDA, from the coding sequence ATGAATGAACAATGTAACACTGCCAAAAAGCCGTTCGAAAAAACGAGGCTGCCAAATATAAAAAATATTCTTATCGTTGCTTCGGGTAAAGGGGGAGTAGGGAAGTCGACCGTGGCTGCCGGCCTGGCACTCTCTCTGGCCAGAGAGGGGTATGCAACTGGCCTGCTGGATGCCGATATTCATGGTCCCTCGGTACCCACTCTCTTCCACCTGAACAACCAACGGCCACTATCGATGGAGAAAGAGGGGAAGACATGGATTGAACCCTTTGATCGGTATGGCATCAAGGTGATCTCGATTGGTTTTTTTATCGATTCCTCCCAGTCACTTCTTTGGCGAGGCCCTATGGTGTCGAATACACTCAAGCAATTGCTCAACGATACCGACTGGGGAGAACTGGATTATCTGGTGATTGACACCCCGCCCGGAACAGGTGATGTCCACCTGACCCTGCTACAGTCTTATGAGATCTCCGGTGCCGTGGTGGTTACCACTCCACAGACCATTGCACTGGATGATGTGATCAAGGCAATCGGTATGTTCAATAACAAAAACGTCTCTGTGCCGGTGCTGGGCATCGTGGAGAACATGTCCTGGTTCACCCCTGTGCAACATCCCGACGAGAAATACTTCCTCTTTGGACAGGGGGGTGGTGAGAAGCTGTCACAACAATTTCATCTGCCCCTGATCGCACAGATCCCCATGAATGAGCAGATCAGACAAAACTGTGATGAGGGCTCGCTTGACAATCTCTTTCAGGATGAGCAGATCGCACATTCACTCTCAGGTATCGTGAACGCGGTGCTGGCGTACCGTGATGCGTAA
- a CDS encoding ATP-binding protein yields MKIAIASGKGGTGKTFVSTNLLWVAAQKGIDCLLADCDAEEPNVAEFLAGEEDRVVEVYQLVPVIDPGKCTFFGKCYEYCSYNAILYLPERKMIQVLPDLCHDCGACSYACQAGAITEHPKLLGRVKHATYGAGQQLVEGRAEVGVYSPVPVITRAIHEAGERELVLLDSPPGISCPFIATVDRADYVVLVTEPTPFGLHDLQLSAATVRQLGKPFGVVVNRAGLGNNEIYRWMEQESIPLLLKIPFDREVARIYAEGGLPAAVDGSYREMFSLLLTQIVEQHIS; encoded by the coding sequence ATGAAGATTGCGATAGCCAGTGGTAAGGGAGGTACCGGTAAGACATTTGTTTCAACCAACCTCTTATGGGTAGCAGCGCAGAAGGGTATCGATTGTTTGCTGGCCGATTGTGATGCAGAAGAACCTAACGTGGCAGAGTTCCTTGCCGGTGAGGAGGACCGGGTTGTGGAGGTCTACCAACTTGTGCCGGTGATTGACCCGGGGAAGTGCACCTTCTTCGGGAAATGTTACGAATACTGCAGTTACAATGCCATCCTCTATCTACCCGAGAGGAAAATGATTCAGGTGCTTCCCGATCTCTGTCACGACTGTGGTGCATGCAGCTATGCCTGTCAGGCGGGAGCGATCACCGAACATCCCAAGCTCTTGGGCAGGGTGAAGCATGCTACATATGGTGCCGGTCAGCAGTTGGTCGAAGGTCGTGCCGAGGTGGGGGTCTACTCCCCCGTGCCGGTCATCACCCGTGCCATCCATGAGGCCGGAGAAAGGGAATTAGTACTTTTGGACTCACCTCCCGGCATCTCATGTCCCTTTATTGCAACCGTCGACAGGGCCGACTATGTGGTGCTGGTCACTGAGCCCACGCCATTCGGACTGCATGACCTGCAGCTCTCGGCAGCCACCGTCCGGCAGCTCGGTAAACCTTTTGGTGTGGTGGTCAACAGAGCCGGACTGGGCAACAATGAAATATACCGGTGGATGGAGCAGGAGTCGATTCCCCTGTTGCTGAAGATCCCTTTCGACCGTGAAGTGGCACGCATCTATGCCGAGGGAGGGCTGCCTGCAGCTGTTGATGGCTCCTATCGGGAGATGTTCAGCCTTCTGCTTACACAAATCGTAGAACAGCATATCTCATGA
- a CDS encoding VOC family protein — protein MLHHVGLTIIEPAEIGRFYEAVLHFRRLKQFTLDSEEVLHSIFATDRKTEVYMLEYQDLKLEIFIDPEGEKGRFTHLCLEYDNPEEVSDHAHQQGYRRWIKRGPNRVTHFIWDKSGNMFEIKRKEIES, from the coding sequence ATGTTACATCACGTGGGATTAACCATTATTGAACCTGCAGAGATTGGAAGATTTTACGAAGCCGTTTTGCATTTCAGGCGGCTGAAGCAGTTCACCCTCGATTCAGAAGAGGTGCTCCACTCCATCTTCGCCACCGACAGGAAAACAGAAGTCTATATGCTGGAGTATCAGGATTTGAAACTGGAGATCTTCATTGACCCCGAGGGAGAAAAAGGTCGTTTTACCCACCTCTGTCTGGAGTATGACAACCCGGAAGAGGTGTCGGACCATGCCCATCAACAGGGATACAGGCGATGGATCAAAAGAGGTCCCAACCGTGTCACCCATTTCATCTGGGACAAAAGCGGAAACATGTTTGAGATAAAGAGAAAGGAGATTGAATCATGA
- a CDS encoding YggS family pyridoxal phosphate-dependent enzyme, whose protein sequence is MTDSERIKRNITEILKSLPPGVELVAAAKTRNADEVNAAVTAGIHAIGYNYIQEAERMRPLVEGTLPWHMIGHLQRNKVKKAVELFNMIETIDSERLALEVDKQSAAVGKVMPVLIEINSGKESNKSGVLPENAIGLIRRINHLSHLSIVGLMTMGPRFGDPEDARPYYRITKRIFDEIRQAEIPCVEMRYLSMGMSNSYQIAIDEGANIIRIGTALFGEREKVE, encoded by the coding sequence ATGACAGATTCAGAAAGGATAAAGAGGAACATAACGGAGATATTGAAGTCGCTCCCCCCGGGAGTAGAGCTGGTGGCAGCCGCAAAAACAAGAAATGCCGACGAGGTAAATGCTGCGGTGACTGCCGGTATTCATGCCATCGGATACAACTACATCCAGGAGGCAGAGCGCATGCGTCCACTTGTAGAAGGAACACTGCCCTGGCATATGATTGGTCACCTGCAGCGTAACAAAGTAAAAAAAGCGGTCGAGCTGTTCAACATGATTGAGACCATCGATTCGGAGCGACTGGCACTGGAGGTAGACAAACAGTCGGCTGCCGTGGGCAAGGTGATGCCGGTATTGATTGAGATCAACAGCGGCAAGGAGTCGAATAAAAGCGGTGTGCTACCGGAAAACGCGATTGGACTGATCCGTCGGATCAATCATCTGTCACACCTGTCGATTGTGGGGTTGATGACCATGGGACCGCGCTTTGGAGACCCGGAGGATGCCAGGCCCTACTACCGGATCACAAAAAGAATCTTCGACGAGATCAGACAGGCTGAGATCCCGTGTGTTGAGATGCGCTATCTCTCCATGGGAATGAGCAACAGTTATCAGATCGCCATTGACGAGGGTGCCAACATCATCCGTATCGGAACCGCCCTGTTTGGTGAGAGAGAAAAAGTAGAATAA
- a CDS encoding DUF5320 domain-containing protein, with product MPSGDRTGPLGQGPRTGRARGFCSGYDAPGYEDGLYRNRDWATKVKLSHLQQGTSLHTGRDQEPPHILGDPTVSLRCLL from the coding sequence ATGCCATCAGGAGATCGTACCGGACCGCTGGGACAAGGTCCCAGAACCGGAAGAGCAAGAGGATTTTGTTCGGGATATGATGCACCCGGATATGAAGATGGATTGTATCGCAACAGAGATTGGGCGACAAAAGTAAAACTCTCCCACCTTCAGCAAGGCACATCTTTACACACCGGCAGAGATCAGGAACCACCTCACATTCTTGGGGACCCCACAGTTTCGCTACGCTGTCTATTATGA
- a CDS encoding 4Fe-4S binding protein — MRQIVIISGKGGTGKTSLSAALATMGEQLMVADCDVDAANLHLLLEPTDHSTHPFSTGSKAVIDQQLCTQCGACMDACRFDAIRYHEDRYTISETSCDGCRLCMRICPADAISMIESNGSYWTTGTFRNGWMVNARLAPGEENSGKLVNVVREQSRQLSERMGLETILIDGPPGTGCPAISAMSGTDLALLVTEPSRSGFHDLRRVKQLADGFGIPSVVVINKYDLNEQVASEIATWCRNKNLPLIGRIPFEPAVVESMLQCRTVVEWAPRSAAAGEIAAIHRHIFQSK; from the coding sequence ATGAGACAGATTGTAATCATCAGCGGAAAGGGAGGGACAGGCAAAACAAGCCTGAGCGCAGCACTTGCAACCATGGGTGAACAGTTGATGGTGGCCGATTGTGATGTGGATGCGGCTAACCTTCATCTGTTACTGGAGCCGACAGATCACTCCACTCACCCCTTTTCCACTGGTTCCAAAGCGGTAATCGACCAGCAGCTATGTACACAATGTGGGGCCTGCATGGATGCCTGTCGCTTTGATGCGATCCGGTATCACGAAGATCGCTACACCATCTCTGAAACATCCTGTGACGGATGTCGTTTATGCATGCGCATCTGTCCGGCCGACGCAATCAGTATGATTGAAAGCAATGGCAGCTACTGGACGACCGGCACCTTCCGCAACGGTTGGATGGTGAATGCCAGGCTGGCGCCAGGAGAGGAGAACTCCGGCAAGCTTGTAAATGTGGTGCGTGAGCAGTCTCGTCAACTGTCGGAGCGGATGGGGTTGGAGACCATTCTGATTGATGGCCCTCCAGGAACCGGCTGTCCCGCCATCTCAGCTATGAGCGGTACTGATTTGGCACTGTTGGTTACTGAGCCGAGTCGCTCCGGTTTTCATGACCTGAGGAGGGTGAAACAGTTGGCCGATGGGTTCGGTATTCCCTCTGTTGTAGTGATCAATAAATATGATCTGAATGAGCAAGTGGCGTCCGAAATCGCTACCTGGTGCCGTAACAAGAACCTCCCGCTTATCGGGAGGATTCCTTTCGAACCGGCAGTGGTGGAATCTATGCTGCAATGCCGTACGGTGGTTGAGTGGGCTCCCCGGTCGGCGGCAGCCGGTGAGATCGCAGCCATCCATCGGCATATTTTTCAATCGAAGTGA
- the cobO gene encoding cob(I)yrinic acid a,c-diamide adenosyltransferase, with protein sequence MQSEMRGYLHIYTGNGKGKSTAAFGLALRAAGAGMRIYIAQFVKGRNYSEITAVREHLPQITIRQFGRGCFIVEKPTEKDVDAAREGLAVVSEVLTSGQYDLVILDEATIAIYYDLFTVSELIEILKKRAAGCEVVVTGRYAPEELIEVADLVTEMREVKHYYRQGIEAREGIEY encoded by the coding sequence ATGCAAAGTGAGATGAGAGGATATCTGCATATCTACACAGGGAACGGCAAGGGAAAGAGCACGGCAGCCTTCGGCCTGGCTCTTCGTGCAGCCGGTGCCGGGATGCGTATCTACATTGCACAGTTCGTGAAAGGAAGAAACTACTCCGAGATTACAGCTGTTAGGGAGCATCTGCCCCAAATCACAATCCGGCAGTTCGGCAGGGGTTGTTTCATCGTGGAAAAACCCACGGAGAAGGATGTAGATGCTGCACGCGAGGGACTGGCAGTGGTGTCTGAAGTACTCACCTCTGGGCAGTATGATTTGGTGATTCTGGATGAGGCAACCATCGCCATATATTATGATCTATTCACTGTGAGTGAGTTAATCGAAATATTGAAGAAGAGAGCAGCCGGTTGTGAAGTGGTGGTTACTGGTCGTTATGCACCGGAGGAGCTGATTGAGGTGGCCGACCTTGTGACTGAGATGAGAGAGGTGAAACATTATTACCGTCAGGGCATTGAGGCTCGGGAGGGAATTGAATATTAA
- a CDS encoding ZIP family metal transporter: protein MSDNNTFLWIALFAILAAIINGLGIFILYRYRNWAIQSKPYFICFAAGVLIATPLMLALPQAIEKNFFAGFTALLGFLFMFFSNGLIKKITKTEVLAFGIVAAEGIAIHSFIDGIIYTVTFSISILAGFLAATGLVIHEFAEGIITYTLFLKGGVKEKRSMFYAFLVAGLTTPLGAFVAYPLVKSLNDSHLGLMLGFVAGVLIYIAASHLLPEARGEEKKHSGVAFLGGVALALFIVFSKLFG, encoded by the coding sequence ATGTCAGACAACAATACATTTCTCTGGATCGCCCTCTTTGCTATCCTTGCAGCCATCATCAACGGGTTGGGAATTTTCATCCTCTACAGGTACCGGAATTGGGCCATACAATCCAAACCCTACTTCATCTGCTTTGCTGCCGGCGTGCTGATTGCCACCCCCTTGATGCTGGCGCTCCCCCAGGCCATAGAGAAGAATTTCTTTGCAGGATTCACGGCACTGCTCGGTTTCCTGTTTATGTTTTTCTCGAACGGACTGATCAAGAAGATCACCAAGACAGAGGTGCTCGCCTTCGGCATCGTTGCCGCCGAAGGGATAGCCATCCACTCCTTCATCGATGGCATCATCTACACCGTCACCTTCAGCATCAGCATCCTGGCCGGTTTTCTGGCAGCAACAGGACTGGTGATTCATGAGTTTGCCGAGGGGATCATCACCTACACCCTCTTTCTCAAGGGGGGTGTGAAAGAGAAACGTTCCATGTTCTATGCATTCCTAGTGGCAGGACTCACCACACCATTGGGTGCCTTCGTAGCATACCCGCTTGTAAAAAGTCTCAACGATAGTCACCTGGGGTTAATGCTGGGCTTTGTTGCGGGGGTATTAATCTATATCGCTGCTTCGCACCTTCTCCCCGAGGCAAGAGGTGAGGAGAAAAAGCACTCCGGTGTGGCCTTCCTGGGAGGTGTAGCCCTGGCACTCTTTATCGTATTCTCAAAGCTGTTCGGTTAG
- the def gene encoding peptide deformylase: MIVPIVIYGAPVLRQSAFDIHQEDLPDQISGNLFDTLKRAEGIGLAAPQIGLTKRIFVIDTTPLVDDEGEFKPLEKVYLNPRILHSDDTLSSYNEGCLSIPGIFRELNRPEKIHVTYQNLAFATIEEELSGLESRIFQHEYDHLDGILFIDRLSGLQKRLIQGKLNKIRKKRR, encoded by the coding sequence ATGATTGTGCCGATAGTGATATACGGTGCTCCCGTATTGCGTCAAAGCGCCTTTGACATCCATCAGGAGGATCTACCGGACCAGATCAGTGGGAACCTGTTCGATACCCTCAAGAGAGCTGAGGGTATTGGGCTTGCAGCTCCGCAGATTGGTCTCACAAAAAGGATATTTGTGATTGATACCACCCCGCTTGTCGATGATGAAGGGGAATTCAAGCCGCTGGAGAAGGTCTATCTGAATCCCCGCATATTACATTCTGATGATACGCTCTCTTCCTATAACGAGGGTTGTCTCAGCATCCCGGGCATTTTCCGCGAGCTGAACCGCCCTGAGAAGATTCACGTGACCTACCAGAACCTCGCCTTTGCGACTATAGAGGAGGAGTTAAGCGGATTGGAGTCCCGTATCTTCCAGCATGAGTATGATCATCTCGATGGCATCCTTTTTATTGACCGGTTGTCCGGCCTTCAAAAACGATTGATACAGGGTAAACTGAACAAAATTAGAAAGAAAAGAAGATGA
- a CDS encoding uracil-DNA glycosylase yields the protein MRKQRALGHLCRTIKACCRCPLHESTEQALCGEGNADASLFFIAQAPGETEERVGRMFMGPTGVVVDQLFQSVHLSRDEVYMTNLIKCRLPGNRKPKREEIERCSFYLDREIEIVRPRLLIPMGYYATCYLLERYGLTHTPAKEQIGSLYVSGSFLIYPVRHPSALLHNPSLRDGMFKDFERIPHLSE from the coding sequence ATGCGTAAACAGAGAGCACTCGGTCACCTTTGTCGCACCATCAAAGCGTGTTGTCGCTGCCCCCTGCATGAATCGACAGAGCAGGCTCTCTGTGGGGAAGGCAACGCCGATGCCTCTCTCTTCTTTATTGCCCAGGCACCGGGTGAGACTGAGGAAAGAGTGGGGCGTATGTTTATGGGGCCAACCGGTGTTGTTGTTGATCAACTGTTTCAATCTGTTCATCTCTCGCGGGATGAGGTCTACATGACCAACCTGATCAAGTGCAGACTCCCCGGCAACCGAAAGCCGAAAAGGGAGGAGATTGAGCGCTGCAGCTTCTATCTCGACCGGGAGATTGAGATTGTGAGACCCCGTTTGCTTATTCCGATGGGTTATTACGCCACTTGTTACCTGCTGGAGCGCTACGGGTTAACCCATACCCCTGCGAAGGAGCAGATAGGCAGTTTGTATGTTTCCGGCTCTTTTCTGATTTACCCGGTGAGACATCCCTCCGCACTGCTCCATAACCCATCGTTGAGAGATGGGATGTTTAAGGATTTTGAGAGAATACCCCATCTGAGTGAGTGA
- a CDS encoding uracil-DNA glycosylase: MSHTMEQLREEMEQCRRCDLWHSRNHLIFGEGNHHAPIFIIGEAPGRDEDRVGRPFIGPSGILLDKIFTACGFNRMEHLFISNIVRCRPRGIVPPPHKRVPPAYRGCTNSWSW, translated from the coding sequence ATGAGCCATACGATGGAGCAGTTGCGAGAGGAGATGGAACAGTGTAGAAGATGCGACTTGTGGCATTCACGGAACCACCTCATTTTCGGTGAGGGAAATCATCATGCTCCCATCTTCATCATCGGTGAAGCACCGGGAAGAGATGAAGACCGTGTAGGGAGACCTTTCATAGGCCCTTCGGGGATCCTGTTGGACAAGATCTTCACAGCCTGTGGATTCAACAGGATGGAGCATCTCTTCATCAGCAACATTGTCCGCTGCAGGCCCCGGGGAATCGTCCCCCCACCACACAAGAGAGTGCCGCCTGCCTACCGTGGCTGCACCAACAGCTGGAGCTGGTAG